A single genomic interval of Blattabacterium sp. (Nauphoeta cinerea) harbors:
- a CDS encoding phosphoribosylformylglycinamidine synthase: protein MNFRIYIQKRSPFDIDSRKLYNELKHMKISLSNVVIYHIYDILNINEKLFLESLSKVFVDPVTDILHRNMHLNTSYIEYFTEKYDDDRAHAAIQCIKIIDPKSTKVSVKTGQLIKLIGMKKKQDFYKIKKYYIKSCLSGQNTQNHKNEDKIINNFINFSVEEIKKIHHKWNLSMNMNDLLFIQKYFSEEKRNPTPAELRIFDVYWSDHCRHTTFFTTLKNISFYGSLKQTYQNIFRKYLKDRDLIGRSKSPINFMDLSSLPAKILYKKGKLTNYVSSDEHNACMIMINVDFTDKNEKEKWYLLFKNETHNHPTEIDPFGGASTCIGGAIRDSLSGRAFVYQGLRLSGAANPMNLKTIYGKLPQKKICFESACGYSSYGNQIGLSTTHVHEIYHEGYRAKRMEIGMVVGAVPVDFVKQEKPKEGDVILLIGGMTGKEGIGGATDSSQEQDDNLKNYIQQKGNPIIERKIQRLFRKKEVISLIKKCNDFGAGGAAVAISELSDSLILYLDKIPIKDKETKNIKDIEIALSESQERMAVILDPKDVKKFISFSREENIMSVPIGEITDNKRIIFYYRKKEIFNVKSSFLNTKGSHKEKAVRVNSPISVSPFNKSKKIIFSKKTFLNTLSELNIASQKSLVEMFDSTVGGTTVLMPFGGRYQMTPSEGSVQKIPVLKGNTNTVSLASWGFHPEVSIWSPFHGGAYAIVECISKIVSMGGNYRNTYFSFQEYYQKLDNDSENWGKPFSALLGAYHAQMSLELASIGGKDSMSGTYKNLHVPPTFIAFGVSTGLCFNIISPEFKKEGNKIYLYYHNPLDNEMPDFNSIKKAYDQIYEGICSGKIVSVKTVKDGGISVAIANMSFGNRLGAVIDYNDHLLETNIGSLIIESSSSISYNNFIPIGEVISYKYLNFNGIFIDIDESIKNWLKTFYPIFSYTNEGENKIPKVENIKQEGKHNSMIWKCKFKKKGKPRVFIPIFPGTNSELESVRAFEKEGSTVNTLVFKNLYDKDIMESIYHFQKYIETVQIFMLCGGFSAGDEPDGSAKFIVSILHNPYIQDAIKHFLDQDGLILGICNGFQGLIKSGLLPYGKICFRNHNSPTLTYNKIEKHISQCVHIKVISDHSPWLNGMKNKIYTLPISHSEGRFYANKETINILFNRGQIAAQYVDLKGEPSLKRSYNPNGSVEAVEGLLSEDGKIYGRMTHPERYDHGLLKNIPNIRKHSIFKNAVQYFL from the coding sequence ATGAATTTTAGAATTTATATACAAAAAAGAAGTCCTTTTGATATTGATTCTAGAAAATTATACAATGAATTAAAACATATGAAGATTTCATTGTCTAATGTAGTGATTTATCATATATATGATATATTGAATATAAATGAAAAACTATTTTTAGAAAGTTTATCAAAGGTTTTTGTCGATCCTGTTACAGATATTTTGCATAGAAATATGCATTTAAATACTTCATATATAGAATATTTTACAGAAAAGTATGATGATGATAGAGCTCATGCCGCGATACAATGCATAAAAATAATAGATCCTAAATCTACTAAGGTTTCTGTAAAAACTGGTCAATTAATTAAATTGATTGGGATGAAAAAGAAACAAGATTTTTATAAAATTAAAAAATATTATATCAAGTCCTGCTTAAGTGGACAAAATACACAAAATCATAAAAATGAGGACAAAATTATAAATAATTTTATTAATTTTTCTGTTGAAGAAATAAAAAAAATCCATCATAAGTGGAATCTTTCTATGAATATGAATGATTTATTATTCATACAGAAATATTTTTCTGAAGAAAAACGAAATCCAACACCAGCAGAATTACGTATATTTGATGTTTATTGGTCTGATCATTGTCGTCATACAACATTTTTTACTACATTGAAAAATATATCTTTTTATGGATCATTAAAACAAACATATCAAAATATTTTTAGAAAATATTTAAAGGATAGAGATTTAATAGGAAGATCCAAATCCCCTATAAATTTTATGGATTTATCTAGTCTTCCTGCTAAAATTCTTTACAAAAAAGGAAAATTAACGAATTATGTTTCGTCAGATGAACATAATGCGTGTATGATAATGATAAATGTAGATTTTACAGACAAAAATGAAAAAGAAAAATGGTATTTATTATTTAAAAATGAAACTCATAATCATCCTACTGAAATTGATCCTTTTGGAGGAGCTTCGACTTGTATAGGAGGTGCCATTCGTGATTCTTTATCTGGTAGAGCTTTTGTTTATCAAGGACTTAGATTGAGTGGGGCTGCTAACCCTATGAATTTAAAAACTATTTATGGAAAATTACCACAAAAAAAAATTTGTTTTGAATCCGCATGTGGATATAGTTCTTATGGAAATCAAATAGGATTATCAACAACTCATGTACATGAAATTTATCATGAAGGATATAGAGCTAAAAGAATGGAAATTGGTATGGTTGTTGGAGCAGTCCCTGTTGATTTTGTCAAACAGGAGAAACCTAAAGAAGGAGATGTTATTTTGTTAATTGGGGGGATGACAGGAAAAGAAGGAATTGGAGGGGCAACGGATTCTTCTCAGGAACAGGATGATAATTTAAAAAATTATATACAACAAAAAGGAAATCCAATAATAGAAAGAAAAATTCAAAGACTTTTTAGAAAAAAAGAAGTTATTTCTTTAATAAAAAAATGCAATGATTTTGGGGCAGGAGGAGCAGCTGTGGCTATAAGCGAATTAAGCGATAGTTTAATTCTTTATTTAGATAAAATTCCAATAAAAGATAAAGAGACAAAAAATATAAAAGACATAGAAATTGCACTTTCTGAATCCCAAGAACGTATGGCCGTAATATTAGATCCCAAAGACGTTAAAAAATTTATTTCTTTTTCTCGTGAAGAAAACATAATGTCTGTGCCTATTGGGGAAATCACTGATAATAAACGTATTATTTTTTATTATAGAAAAAAAGAAATTTTTAATGTAAAAAGTTCTTTTTTGAATACAAAAGGATCTCATAAAGAAAAAGCTGTTCGTGTGAATTCTCCTATTTCAGTTTCCCCTTTTAATAAATCAAAAAAAATTATTTTCAGCAAAAAAACATTTTTGAATACTCTTTCTGAATTGAATATAGCTTCTCAAAAAAGTTTAGTAGAAATGTTTGATAGTACTGTAGGCGGAACTACAGTTTTAATGCCTTTTGGAGGAAGATATCAAATGACTCCATCTGAAGGGAGTGTACAGAAAATACCTGTTTTAAAAGGAAACACAAATACAGTCAGTTTGGCATCTTGGGGATTTCATCCTGAAGTTTCGATTTGGAGTCCTTTTCATGGAGGTGCTTATGCTATTGTAGAGTGTATTTCTAAAATTGTTTCTATGGGAGGAAATTATAGAAATACTTATTTTAGTTTTCAAGAATATTATCAAAAATTAGATAATGATTCAGAAAACTGGGGAAAACCTTTTTCCGCTTTGCTAGGAGCTTATCATGCTCAAATGTCATTAGAATTAGCTTCTATAGGAGGAAAAGACTCTATGTCTGGAACATATAAAAATTTGCATGTTCCACCAACATTTATCGCTTTTGGCGTTTCTACAGGTTTATGTTTCAATATTATATCTCCTGAATTTAAAAAAGAAGGAAATAAAATTTATTTGTATTATCATAATCCATTGGATAACGAAATGCCTGATTTTAATTCTATCAAAAAAGCCTATGATCAAATTTATGAAGGGATTTGTTCAGGAAAAATTGTTTCGGTTAAAACAGTAAAAGATGGAGGGATTTCTGTTGCTATTGCTAACATGTCTTTTGGAAATCGTTTAGGAGCAGTTATTGATTATAATGATCATTTACTGGAAACAAATATAGGGTCCTTAATTATAGAATCTTCATCTTCTATTTCATATAATAATTTTATTCCGATAGGAGAAGTCATTTCTTATAAGTATTTAAATTTTAATGGAATTTTTATTGATATAGATGAATCTATAAAAAATTGGTTAAAAACTTTTTATCCTATTTTTTCCTATACAAATGAAGGAGAAAATAAGATTCCCAAAGTAGAAAATATTAAACAAGAAGGAAAACATAATTCCATGATATGGAAATGTAAATTTAAAAAAAAAGGAAAACCTCGTGTATTTATTCCTATATTTCCTGGAACAAACAGTGAATTAGAATCGGTTCGTGCATTTGAAAAAGAAGGATCTACAGTAAATACTTTAGTATTTAAAAATCTATATGATAAAGATATTATGGAATCTATATATCATTTTCAAAAATATATAGAAACTGTACAGATATTTATGCTTTGTGGAGGTTTTAGTGCTGGAGATGAACCAGATGGTTCTGCCAAATTTATTGTATCTATATTACACAACCCATATATACAAGATGCTATTAAACATTTTTTAGATCAAGATGGATTAATTTTAGGAATTTGCAATGGATTTCAAGGTTTGATCAAATCAGGATTATTACCTTATGGGAAAATTTGTTTTAGAAATCATAATTCCCCTACATTAACCTACAATAAAATTGAAAAACATATATCTCAATGTGTTCATATTAAAGTGATTTCTGATCATTCTCCATGGTTAAATGGGATGAAAAATAAGATATACACTCTTCCCATATCTCATAGTGAAGGAAGATTTTATGCGAACAAAGAAACAATAAATATTTTATTTAATAGAGGCCAAATTGCTGCACAATATGTAGATCTAAAAGGAGAACCTAGTTTAAAAAGATCCTATAATCCGAATGGATCTGTTGAAGCAGTTGAAGGCTTATTAAGTGAAGATGGGAAAATTTATGGAAGAATGACCCATCCAGAACGTTATGATCATGGTTTATTAAAAAATATACCTAATATTCGTAAACATTCTATTTTTAAAAATGCAGTACAATATTTCTTATAA
- the purB gene encoding adenylosuccinate lyase yields the protein MEKYKNPLVERYSSKEMLYNFSPKKKFLIWRKLWLYLAEIQKKLGLNISEEQISDLKSHLHNIDWDRVSFYEKKFRHDVMAHLYAFGEKATIARPIIHLGVTSAFLGDNTDIILIRDGLEILLKKLINIIFRLRNFALEYHNTPTLAFTHYQPAQLTTVGKRSSLWLQSVLLDLEELEFRLKNIHFRGVKGTVGTADSFKELFDGDLQKVKDLEKKLSNKFRFKNVFAITGQTYDRKVDAQILNLLSNISQSSHKFSNDLRLLQNLKEMEEPFEKEQIGSSAMAYKRNPIRSERIASLAKYVISLSNSSALVAATQWLERTLDDSANRRLVIGQSFLAVDSILMIWNNILENIVVYPKIIDKHIREELPFLITEYIIVECVKKGADRQDIHERIRIHSMATNDQIKLKGMENDFIKRILDDQKIPIHDEKKMKTIMNPKNFIGFSSDQTLEFIDTKVNPILNRFHHLIDYDISNMDRKI from the coding sequence GTGGAAAAATATAAAAATCCTTTAGTAGAACGATATAGCAGTAAAGAAATGTTATATAATTTTTCTCCGAAAAAAAAATTTCTTATTTGGAGAAAATTATGGTTATATTTGGCAGAAATTCAAAAAAAATTAGGATTAAACATTAGCGAAGAACAAATATCTGATTTAAAAAGTCATTTACACAACATTGATTGGGATAGAGTTTCTTTTTATGAGAAAAAATTTCGTCATGATGTTATGGCTCATTTATATGCTTTTGGAGAAAAAGCAACTATAGCTAGACCTATTATACATTTGGGTGTTACAAGTGCATTTTTAGGAGATAATACAGATATTATTCTAATTCGTGACGGTTTGGAAATTTTATTAAAAAAATTGATTAATATTATTTTTCGTCTTAGAAATTTTGCTTTAGAATATCATAATACTCCTACTTTAGCTTTTACTCATTATCAACCTGCACAATTAACTACTGTAGGAAAACGTTCTTCTTTATGGTTACAAAGCGTTCTTTTAGATTTAGAAGAATTAGAATTTAGATTAAAAAATATTCATTTTAGAGGAGTTAAAGGAACTGTAGGAACAGCAGATAGTTTCAAAGAATTATTTGATGGAGATTTACAAAAAGTAAAAGATTTAGAAAAAAAGTTATCTAATAAATTTAGATTTAAAAATGTTTTTGCTATAACAGGACAAACTTACGATAGAAAAGTTGATGCTCAGATATTAAATTTATTATCTAATATATCTCAATCTTCTCATAAATTTAGCAATGATTTACGGTTGTTACAAAATTTAAAAGAAATGGAAGAACCATTTGAAAAAGAACAAATTGGATCTAGTGCTATGGCTTACAAACGAAATCCAATACGTAGTGAACGTATAGCTTCTTTAGCCAAATATGTTATTTCTTTATCTAATAGTTCAGCTTTAGTTGCAGCAACTCAATGGTTAGAACGGACTTTAGACGATTCTGCAAACAGAAGATTAGTTATAGGACAATCATTTTTAGCTGTAGATTCTATTTTGATGATTTGGAATAATATATTAGAAAATATTGTTGTATATCCCAAGATTATTGATAAACATATAAGAGAAGAACTACCTTTTTTAATTACTGAATATATTATTGTAGAATGTGTGAAAAAGGGAGCAGATAGACAAGATATTCATGAAAGGATAAGAATTCATTCTATGGCTACAAATGATCAAATTAAATTAAAAGGAATGGAAAATGATTTTATCAAACGTATCTTGGATGATCAAAAAATTCCGATTCATGATGAAAAAAAAATGAAAACAATTATGAATCCTAAGAATTTTATAGGATTTTCTTCAGATCAAACTTTAGAATTTATTGATACAAAAGTTAATCCTATATTAAATCGTTTTCATCATTTAATTGATTATGATATATCTAATATGGATAGAAAAATTTAA
- a CDS encoding adenylosuccinate synthase gives MPSNVIVGLQWGDEGKGKITDLLSKNSDYVIRYQGGNNSGHSIHIKNRHFILHLVPSGVIYSDVKCIIGPGVVVDPKSFIQEIQNLELMGVSTSKVFLSKRAHLTMPYHRLLDQYQEEALGDKSIGTTHKGIGPTYVDKIARTGIRILDLLNLKVFYKKLKYNIDFKNQIFTKIFQKKPISFQSIYEEYVEYAKIISNRIVDAVYEIHHAFRNKKKILFEGAQAMLLDINYGTYPYVTTSSTSTGGVCTGTGIPPYFLKNFIGITKAYCTRVGFGPFPTEIENEIGNIIRQKGNEYGATTKRPRRCGWLDLISLKYSCMINGINYLIITKLDVLSELKTIKICVKYKYDDNIIQYFPANIEKNVKGIYLDLPGWKEDISHICEYEDLPKNCIKYIKFIENYLNLEIILISVGSERNQNIIKNKPLFLKIFT, from the coding sequence ATGCCTTCAAATGTTATTGTGGGCCTCCAATGGGGTGACGAGGGAAAAGGAAAAATTACAGACTTACTTTCTAAAAATTCGGATTATGTAATTCGTTACCAAGGGGGGAATAATTCAGGTCATTCTATTCATATTAAAAACCGTCATTTTATTCTTCACTTAGTTCCTTCTGGAGTTATTTATTCTGATGTAAAATGTATCATTGGTCCTGGAGTTGTAGTTGATCCCAAATCTTTTATACAAGAAATACAGAATTTAGAATTAATGGGCGTCAGCACATCTAAAGTCTTTTTATCAAAAAGAGCACACCTAACTATGCCTTATCATCGTTTGTTAGATCAATATCAAGAAGAAGCTTTAGGAGATAAATCTATTGGAACCACACATAAAGGGATCGGCCCTACTTATGTAGATAAAATTGCCCGTACAGGAATTCGTATTTTAGATCTATTAAATTTAAAAGTTTTTTATAAGAAATTAAAATATAATATTGATTTTAAAAACCAGATTTTTACAAAAATTTTTCAAAAAAAACCTATTTCTTTTCAATCTATTTATGAAGAATATGTAGAATATGCAAAAATAATTTCCAATCGTATTGTAGATGCTGTTTATGAAATTCATCATGCTTTTCGTAACAAAAAAAAGATTTTATTTGAAGGAGCTCAAGCTATGTTATTGGATATAAATTATGGAACATATCCATATGTAACCACTTCTTCTACTTCTACAGGAGGTGTATGTACAGGAACCGGGATTCCTCCATACTTTTTAAAAAACTTTATAGGAATAACAAAAGCATATTGTACTCGTGTTGGATTTGGTCCTTTTCCTACGGAAATAGAAAATGAAATTGGGAATATAATCCGTCAGAAAGGGAATGAATATGGAGCTACGACAAAACGTCCCAGACGATGTGGATGGTTAGATTTAATTTCCCTGAAATACTCTTGTATGATTAATGGAATTAATTATTTAATAATTACAAAACTTGATGTTTTAAGTGAATTAAAGACTATTAAAATATGTGTAAAATATAAATATGATGATAATATTATTCAATATTTTCCAGCAAATATAGAAAAAAATGTAAAAGGAATTTATTTAGATTTACCTGGATGGAAAGAAGATATATCACATATTTGTGAGTATGAAGATTTACCTAAAAATTGTATAAAATATATTAAATTTATTGAAAATTATCTGAATTTGGAAATTATATTAATTTCTGTGGGTTCTGAAAGAAATCAAAATATTATTAAAAATAAGCCTTTATTTTTAAAAATTTTTACTTAG
- the ruvB gene encoding Holliday junction branch migration DNA helicase RuvB: MSSFLERSLTPQKIRDFIGQHDILNNLKIFIQAAKKRKEALDHILFHGPPGLGKTTLAHIVANELSVNITVTSGSVLDKPGDLAGLLIHLKINDVIFIDEIHRLSPTVEEYLYSAMENYKIDIIIDSGSNAKSVQIDLSPFTLIGATTRSGLLTAPMRSRFGINFRLSYYKKNYNDIVNRSARLLNTPITEEASYEIANRSRGTPRIANALLRRIRDFAQIKGNGTIDINICNLGLQALHVDKHGLDEMDNRILSYIINYFKGGPVGINTIATAVSENSDTIEEVYEPFLIQEGYLIRTPRGRKVTELAYQHIKRNSKKK; this comes from the coding sequence GTGTCATCCTTTTTAGAGAGATCTTTAACTCCTCAAAAAATTCGTGATTTTATTGGACAACATGATATATTGAATAATCTAAAAATTTTTATTCAGGCTGCTAAAAAAAGAAAAGAAGCTTTAGATCATATTTTATTTCATGGACCTCCAGGATTGGGAAAAACAACACTTGCTCATATTGTAGCCAATGAATTGTCTGTGAACATTACGGTTACTTCAGGATCTGTTTTAGATAAACCTGGAGATTTAGCTGGATTACTGATTCATTTAAAGATAAATGATGTTATTTTCATTGATGAAATCCACCGTCTTTCTCCAACAGTTGAGGAATATTTATATTCAGCTATGGAAAATTATAAAATAGATATTATCATAGATTCTGGATCTAATGCAAAATCAGTACAAATAGATTTATCTCCTTTTACTTTAATAGGAGCCACCACAAGATCCGGTTTACTTACAGCTCCTATGCGTTCTAGATTTGGTATTAATTTTCGTCTTAGTTATTATAAAAAAAATTATAATGATATTGTAAATCGTAGTGCAAGATTATTGAACACCCCAATAACGGAAGAAGCGTCTTATGAAATTGCTAACAGAAGCCGTGGAACTCCACGTATAGCTAATGCTTTATTACGCAGAATTCGTGATTTTGCACAAATTAAAGGAAATGGAACTATAGATATTAACATATGCAATTTAGGCTTACAAGCCCTTCATGTAGATAAACATGGATTAGATGAAATGGATAACAGAATTCTTTCATATATCATAAATTATTTCAAGGGAGGACCTGTAGGAATTAATACTATAGCAACAGCTGTTAGTGAAAATTCAGATACTATAGAAGAAGTTTATGAACCTTTTCTTATTCAAGAAGGATACTTAATTAGAACACCTAGAGGAAGAAAAGTAACAGAATTAGCTTATCAGCATATTAAACGAAATTCTAAAAAAAAATAG
- the surE gene encoding 5'/3'-nucleotidase SurE, translated as MNKKPIILVTNDDGIIAPGIRALIHSMNLLGDVYVVAPNKPQSGVGHGITMNTILYCDSVKIDNGNQKEWECSGTPVDCVKLAISDLLPRKPDICVSGINHGSNSSINIMYSGTVSAVIEASIEGIPSVGFSLLDFDWNADFEPSKKYVSQIVKKILCNPIPEQTITLNVNIPKLKKEEIKGIKICRQAESKWKESFDKRYNPKGRTYYWLVGDFVNWDEKVDTDEWALKNGYVSIVPIQFDFTNHTILNILKSWNFIVLFIFIWYTPIYSQFKCQNIIYSVILFREIFNSSKNS; from the coding sequence ATGAATAAAAAACCAATTATTTTAGTCACAAATGATGATGGAATCATAGCTCCAGGTATTAGAGCGCTCATTCACTCTATGAATCTTTTAGGGGATGTATATGTGGTCGCGCCAAATAAACCTCAATCTGGAGTAGGACATGGAATTACAATGAATACAATATTATATTGTGATTCAGTAAAAATAGATAATGGGAATCAAAAAGAATGGGAATGTTCTGGGACTCCGGTTGATTGTGTCAAATTAGCAATTAGTGATCTTCTTCCAAGAAAACCTGATATTTGTGTATCAGGGATTAATCATGGATCAAATTCTTCTATAAATATTATGTATTCTGGAACTGTATCCGCTGTTATTGAAGCAAGTATAGAGGGAATCCCATCTGTAGGATTTTCTCTTTTAGATTTCGATTGGAATGCTGATTTTGAACCATCTAAAAAATATGTATCTCAAATCGTTAAAAAAATTCTTTGCAATCCTATTCCGGAACAAACAATTACTTTGAATGTCAATATTCCTAAATTAAAAAAAGAAGAAATCAAAGGAATTAAAATATGTAGACAAGCGGAATCTAAGTGGAAAGAGAGTTTTGATAAACGCTACAACCCTAAAGGAAGAACTTACTATTGGTTAGTAGGAGATTTTGTAAATTGGGATGAAAAAGTGGATACAGATGAATGGGCGTTAAAAAATGGATATGTATCTATTGTTCCTATTCAATTTGATTTTACAAATCACACTATTTTAAATATTTTAAAATCTTGGAATTTTATTGTATTATTTATTTTTATTTGGTATACACCAATTTATTCTCAATTTAAATGTCAAAATATAATATATAGTGTCATCCTTTTTAGAGAGATCTTTAACTCCTCAAAAAATTCGTGA
- a CDS encoding carboxy terminal-processing peptidase, whose amino-acid sequence MNIKIKKLNDIKYIIIGFFLVFSLSFCSPLGEGEQKKHRVILKTIYKTLYFLHPNSISIDNNFSQKVYNKYFEKLDNQKRFFFQKDVEDLSLYKEKIDDFWIYGDPTFFNVIMKRFFQRIKEAEFICFKILKTSFDFNKKEMYPIIEQKLFYPKNKKEWIEKWRKYLKYMTLLEIITSTNQKQIPFIKQKKIWKNAFFHNERKSRKKVEEYIQEYFRKLKIRKESDWFSIYVNTITSQYDPHTNYFSPREKEIFDFNISGQTEGIGVELQDEKGYPTVVKIIPGGPAWKNKKIEIGDKIIRVAKNVNSESKNIVGMLLENSIFLIRGKKGSKVKLTIQKKNGSIEEVIIIRDIIEKKEIFAKSVIILDKNKNKYGLICLPEFYFHPENKNGRNAAKDMKQIIQKLKKENVKGILIDIRNNGGGSLDAVIEIAGFFLGKVPILQIGKPHKKKIYLKVTKKNFMDRTYCSSCKELSASASEILAAAIADYKRGIIVGSAQTYGKGTIQTVYPLNRFLFYNDKLGALKFTINKFYRVNGGSTQLKGVNSDIVIPSNTTSRLSKYMEKNQENPMKWDYTDPISSIHFYYNNLYLENIKHKSVKRLKKNNNFINTYKKIQLLEKKFSNEKQFSLNWKEFYYENLKIKKINENFKKLKNCLDIYGEQAFTPYQKIIFNTISEEQKEWIKNIKKDFYIAECINILRDFNEIP is encoded by the coding sequence GTGAATATTAAAATAAAAAAACTGAATGATATTAAATACATAATAATTGGTTTTTTTCTTGTTTTTTCATTAAGTTTTTGTTCTCCATTAGGAGAAGGAGAACAGAAAAAACATCGTGTAATACTCAAAACAATATATAAAACACTTTATTTTTTACATCCAAATTCTATTTCTATAGATAATAATTTTTCACAGAAAGTATATAATAAATATTTTGAAAAATTAGATAATCAAAAACGTTTTTTTTTCCAAAAAGATGTAGAAGATCTTTCTTTATATAAAGAAAAAATAGATGATTTTTGGATTTATGGAGATCCTACTTTTTTTAATGTTATTATGAAACGTTTTTTTCAAAGAATAAAAGAAGCAGAATTTATATGTTTTAAAATATTAAAGACATCTTTTGATTTTAATAAGAAAGAAATGTATCCTATTATAGAACAAAAACTTTTTTATCCAAAAAATAAAAAAGAATGGATTGAAAAATGGAGAAAGTACTTGAAATATATGACTTTATTAGAAATCATCACTTCCACGAATCAAAAACAAATTCCTTTCATAAAGCAGAAAAAGATTTGGAAAAATGCATTTTTTCATAACGAAAGAAAATCAAGAAAAAAGGTGGAAGAATATATTCAGGAATATTTCAGGAAATTAAAAATAAGAAAAGAATCCGATTGGTTTTCTATATATGTTAATACTATAACTTCTCAATATGATCCTCATACTAATTATTTTTCACCTAGGGAGAAAGAAATTTTTGATTTTAACATATCTGGACAAACTGAAGGTATTGGTGTAGAATTACAAGATGAAAAAGGATATCCTACTGTTGTTAAAATCATTCCTGGTGGACCTGCATGGAAAAATAAAAAAATAGAAATAGGAGATAAAATTATACGAGTAGCAAAAAATGTAAACTCAGAATCAAAAAATATAGTAGGCATGTTATTAGAAAATTCAATTTTTTTGATAAGAGGAAAAAAAGGAAGTAAAGTCAAATTAACAATTCAAAAGAAAAATGGATCTATAGAAGAAGTGATTATTATTAGAGATATAATTGAAAAAAAAGAAATTTTTGCAAAAAGTGTTATAATTTTGGACAAAAACAAAAATAAATATGGTTTGATTTGTTTACCAGAATTTTATTTTCATCCTGAAAATAAAAATGGTAGAAATGCAGCTAAAGATATGAAACAAATTATTCAAAAACTTAAAAAAGAAAATGTAAAAGGAATCTTGATTGATATCAGAAATAATGGAGGAGGATCTTTAGATGCTGTAATAGAAATTGCAGGTTTTTTTTTAGGAAAAGTTCCTATTCTACAAATAGGAAAACCTCATAAAAAAAAAATATACTTAAAAGTCACGAAAAAAAATTTTATGGACAGGACCTATTGTAGTTCTTGTAAAGAATTGTCTGCTTCTGCCTCTGAAATTCTTGCTGCTGCTATAGCAGATTATAAAAGAGGGATTATCGTTGGAAGTGCTCAAACATATGGGAAGGGAACTATACAAACTGTTTATCCATTAAACAGATTTTTATTTTATAATGATAAACTAGGAGCATTAAAATTTACTATTAATAAATTTTATCGTGTTAATGGCGGTTCTACTCAATTAAAAGGAGTGAACTCCGATATTGTTATTCCAAGTAATACGACAAGTCGATTATCAAAATATATGGAAAAAAATCAAGAAAATCCTATGAAATGGGACTATACAGATCCCATTTCCTCTATTCATTTTTATTATAATAATTTATATTTAGAAAATATTAAACATAAAAGTGTAAAACGTTTAAAAAAAAATAACAATTTTATTAATACTTATAAAAAAATACAATTATTAGAAAAAAAATTCTCTAATGAGAAACAATTTTCTTTGAATTGGAAAGAATTTTATTATGAAAATTTAAAAATAAAAAAAATAAATGAAAATTTTAAAAAACTTAAAAATTGTCTAGATATATATGGAGAACAAGCTTTTACTCCTTATCAAAAAATCATTTTCAATACAATATCAGAAGAACAAAAAGAATGGATAAAAAATATAAAAAAAGATTTTTATATAGCAGAATGTATTAATATATTACGAGATTTTAATGAAATTCCATAA